The following proteins are co-located in the Doryrhamphus excisus isolate RoL2022-K1 chromosome 3, RoL_Dexc_1.0, whole genome shotgun sequence genome:
- the LOC131125219 gene encoding G-protein coupled receptor 26-like, whose translation MGGGVGGGVLPGNQHGSLQHAGQHPHGRHSPPADFHSPSMDFPDVLSASFLVAVALVSLLSNLLVLLCFLHSTEIRRQAPGVFTMNLSLCNILIAVLNMPATAAGILRRQQPFGDAWCSSVSFLETFLTANAMLSTAALSIDRWIAVVFPLSYSAKMRYKDAVVMVCYSWMHSFSFSLTALLFSWLRYSDVYASCTLQRSGGDRVKFAIFTAVFHAGSFVLSLLTLCFAYLKVLQVARFHCKRIDVITMQTLFLLVDLHPSVKQRCLAEQKRRKQRATKKVSIFIGSFVICFAPYVITRLAELLPFVDVNRRWGIISKCLTYSKAVSDPFAYSLQRQQYRKVALHILNRVLRRDLYPSSGQNSSLDTESDYCLQRIS comes from the exons atggggggtggggtgggggggggggtgttgccaGGGAACCAGCATGGTTCCCTTCAGCACGCTGGCCAGCACCCGCATGGACGTCACAGTCCTCCAGCGGACTTCCACTCTCCATCCATGGACTTCCCTGATGTCCTCTCCGCGTCTTTCCTCGTCGCGGTGGCTCTCGTCTCGCTCCTTTCCAACTTGTTGGTGCTGCTCTGCTTCCTCCACAGCACCGAGATCCGCCGACAAGCCCCCGGCGTCTTCACCATGAACTTGTCCCTCTGCAACATCCTCATCGCGGTACTCAACATGCCCGCCACCGCGGCCGGCATCCTTCGGCGGCAGCAGCCCTTCGGGGACGCCTGGTGCAGCTCCGTGAGCTTCCTGGAGACCTTCCTGACCGCCAACGCCATGTTGAGCACGGCGGCGCTCAGCATCGACCGGTGGATCGCGGTGGTCTTCCCGCTCAGCTACTCCGCCAAAATGCGCTACAAGGACGCCGTGGTGATGGTGTGCTACTCCTGGATGcactccttctccttctccctcACGGCGCTGCTCTTCTCCTGGCTCCGCTACAGCGACGTGTACGCGTCTTGCACGCTGCAAAGAAGCGGCGGCGACCGGGTGAAGTTTGCCATCTTCACCGCGGTCTTCCACGCCGGAAGTTTTGTGCTGTCGCTGCTCACGCTGTGCTTCGCTTACCTGAAAGTGCTCCAAGTGGCCAGGTTTCACTGCAAGAGGATCGACGTGATCACCATGcagaccctcttcctgctggtcGACCTCCACCCAAG CGTGAAGCAGCGATGTCTAGCTGAGCAAAAGAGGCGAAAGCAGAGAGCCACCAAGAAGGTCAGCATCTTCATCGGCTCCTTCGTCATCTGCTTTGCTCCTTATGTAATTACCAG GTTAGCCGAGCTCCTCCCCTTTGTGGACGTCAACCGCCGCTGGGGCATCATCAGCAAGTGCCTGACGTACAGCAAGGCCGTCTCAGACCCGTTCGCCTATTCCCTCCAACGGCAGCAGTACAGGAAGGTGGCGCTTCACATCCTCAACCGTGTGCTCCGCCGCGACCTCTACCCATCATCCGGCCAGAACAGCTCGCTGGACACGGAGAGCGACTACTGCCTGCAGAGGATCAGCTAG